GTGTGATTTTGCTTTCAGTTTAAAAGGGcgacctttaattttttttaatatacttGAATCCGTATAGGAAATGGATGATGGAAAAGACGATCTTGCTGATGCATCACGTGAGGTAAACTATTATAATTTCATCAGTGTTTACATATAGGCAGAGATTTGCTCATTAAAACGCACAGCCAGACAATTACTTGACAGGGTTATAACTGGACCATTTACAGAGCTAAGTAGCATGGTTAACATTTTAACGTCCCTATTGCTCTTTTCGAACGgtaatttcttccttttctttatcCCCTTTAATTTGCaagataaagattaaaaaaagcAAGTCCGACCGTCAGTAAAAACGTCTAAAGTGTAGCACAACTTGTGTGATTTTCTGCCTTTAAAAACGTGACATTTGCTTTTTCGTAGGACACGGATGATCGAAATGATTCAGAGGACAACATTCTCGATCTCGCTGAGGCCCCACGTGAGGTAAGCTGTGAATTTATCGGTTTTTGCATATAGGCGGAGCTTgtgcaacaaaaaaaataccgaAGAAGAAGTTGGATATACTGGATATTGGATATACTTAAATCCGTAGAAAATCGATGGTGGAAAAGAGGACGTCAACATTCTTATACTGGGGGAGACTGGAGTGGGCAAGTCCACATGGATCAATGGAATCGCCAACTATTCTAAGCATAACTCTTTGCAACATGCCATGGATGATCCTGAATTCACTGTCTTAATCCCTTCAAGGTAAAGTATAGTTACGTAGTCGGTTTAACATATTAAATAAATAGGCTGATACATCTGCATTAATTAGGTTGTCACTAGTAAGAGCTACTAAAGTGACAAAGTAGTCTCTTTAATTTTCATTCTCAGATTTATTTTCACAAATGATGAAGGAGAAGAGGTGGACATCATAATTGGAGCTGATCCAAATGAGGATCTCAAAAGTCATGGACAGTCTGCTACCCAGTTCCCTCAAGAACACATCATTGAAACGAACACTGCAAAGTTCCACCTCATTGACACGCCGGGCATTGGCGACTGCAGAGGTATAGAGAAGGATAAGGAGAACTTCGAGAACATCTTGGCCTTTCTAACCTGCTATGACAAGATTAATGCCGTGGTTGTGCTTCTCAAACCAAACAACGCAAGACTCACTGTGGCCTTCAGGTTCTGTGTGTTAGAACTGCTGACACACCTCCACAAGTCGCTGGTGTCCAACATTATCTTCGCCTTCACAAACTCCAGAGGAACCTTCTACAGACCGGGGGACAGTCTACCAGTTCTCAGACGGCTCCTAAAGGAGAGAAACATCAACATCACACTCTCTCCGTCaacctatttttgttttgataatGAAGCATTCAGGTACTTAACGCGGAGTCATTCTTTGACTAAAATGCGTAAAAGTTAGCTGACACGATATAATAGAAAAAAGGCCGAGAGTACAAGTTCAGGGTTCAGGCATTTTATACACTCCGTTCTTTGAATTACCACGGCGCAAAAAGACAAGCTTCTCTAGCTGATTTAAAGTAAATCATGGAGACACTAGCTAAACTGACTATTTCTTTCGTCTTTGTAGATTAACGTTCTTCAGCCTATAGTCTGATAAATAAGCTAATGCCTCTCCAAAAATGCTTTTAACATTATTTATTCTCTTTAAAgtaattttcaaattatttttagtgATTTTTCTTAATTTCGTTGCTTTATCATTAATGGCTCTCTATCTTCAATGAAAGGTTCCTAGCCTGCCATAAGAATGGAATTCAGTTCACACCTGAAGAAGTTGACCTCTTCTCGAAAAGCTGGGACAAGTCATGCGACACAACTTGCGAGCTTTTTCATCTCGTTACAAACATGCAGCCCCACGAGACTAAGAAGACCCTAAGCCTGAACGAGGCGAGGAACTACATAATCGCCATGAGTAAGCCAATGGGTGAAGCTGTTGAACTTATTGAGATGAACGTGAAGAAGATCAATGAAGTCAAAGAACAATGCAGGCTCTTCGACGTTGATATCGAGCGCTTTCAAGCTGAACTGAAGTTTAAAGGCTTCGACCGGGAAGTGAAACCCCTGAACTATCCAATGACTGTTTGTGCAGACACCGCATGCAAGAAGTATGTGAATGTAGGAATGTCAAGGGAGAGGGAAACAATATATCCACAGATTTGCCATGACCACTGCTCCATTAGAGGAGTTCCGGTTGAAACTACCAACAACGAGCAACTTCATGGCTGCGCGGCCATGTCCAACGGGACTTGCCATCATTGTGGGCACAACTACAGAACTCACATGCATATCACCTACTCTACTACCCTGGTAGAGAAGGAATTCCTATCGTCCGATGCACAGAGTAAGATTGCCGAAAAGACCAACTTGAAGGATCAGAAAGA
The genomic region above belongs to Porites lutea chromosome 12, jaPorLute2.1, whole genome shotgun sequence and contains:
- the LOC140921788 gene encoding uncharacterized protein isoform X1, translated to MDDPENEEVSIHDLADATREEMDDGKEDVNILDLTASEEMGDGNEDVDIHDHTVAVASNEEMDDGKDDLADASREDTDDRNDSEDNILDLAEAPREKIDGGKEDVNILILGETGVGKSTWINGIANYSKHNSLQHAMDDPEFTVLIPSRFIFTNDEGEEVDIIIGADPNEDLKSHGQSATQFPQEHIIETNTAKFHLIDTPGIGDCRGIEKDKENFENILAFLTCYDKINAVVVLLKPNNARLTVAFRFCVLELLTHLHKSLVSNIIFAFTNSRGTFYRPGDSLPVLRRLLKERNINITLSPSTYFCFDNEAFRFLACHKNGIQFTPEEVDLFSKSWDKSCDTTCELFHLVTNMQPHETKKTLSLNEARNYIIAMSKPMGEAVELIEMNVKKINEVKEQCRLFDVDIERFQAELKFKGFDREVKPLNYPMTVCADTACKKYVNVGMSRERETIYPQICHDHCSIRGVPVETTNNEQLHGCAAMSNGTCHHCGHNYRTHMHITYSTTLVEKEFLSSDAQSKIAEKTNLKDQKESFIANLERSIKELQDEKEFIYECAGRFGVFLKENAMIPYNDSFKEYLDMLIRDEEAREQEIRDDEKIAQLKKDKKTYEQKKKIIMENIQSGCQGGENLISIEAIYKMKEKLCRLKHNGEALRKALDGIMSARKRSHSERSRRSYVRATSNAYWGIGSYLKRKIGRLNPFRSKALVPIAAWPKAI
- the LOC140921788 gene encoding uncharacterized protein isoform X2, with translation MDDPENEEEMDDGKEDVNILDLTASEEMGDGNEDVDIHDHTVAVASNEEMDDGKDDLADASREDTDDRNDSEDNILDLAEAPREKIDGGKEDVNILILGETGVGKSTWINGIANYSKHNSLQHAMDDPEFTVLIPSRFIFTNDEGEEVDIIIGADPNEDLKSHGQSATQFPQEHIIETNTAKFHLIDTPGIGDCRGIEKDKENFENILAFLTCYDKINAVVVLLKPNNARLTVAFRFCVLELLTHLHKSLVSNIIFAFTNSRGTFYRPGDSLPVLRRLLKERNINITLSPSTYFCFDNEAFRFLACHKNGIQFTPEEVDLFSKSWDKSCDTTCELFHLVTNMQPHETKKTLSLNEARNYIIAMSKPMGEAVELIEMNVKKINEVKEQCRLFDVDIERFQAELKFKGFDREVKPLNYPMTVCADTACKKYVNVGMSRERETIYPQICHDHCSIRGVPVETTNNEQLHGCAAMSNGTCHHCGHNYRTHMHITYSTTLVEKEFLSSDAQSKIAEKTNLKDQKESFIANLERSIKELQDEKEFIYECAGRFGVFLKENAMIPYNDSFKEYLDMLIRDEEAREQEIRDDEKIAQLKKDKKTYEQKKKIIMENIQSGCQGGENLISIEAIYKMKEKLCRLKHNGEALRKALDGIMSARKRSHSERSRRSYVRATSNAYWGIGSYLKRKIGRLNPFRSKALVPIAAWPKAI